A stretch of Anas platyrhynchos isolate ZD024472 breed Pekin duck chromosome 29, IASCAAS_PekinDuck_T2T, whole genome shotgun sequence DNA encodes these proteins:
- the KLHL26 gene encoding kelch-like protein 26 isoform X3 → MAESGGAEFAAERPSSMADKNSTLKCTFSAPGHSTTLLQGLASLRAQAQLLDVILTINNEVFQVHKVVLAACSDYFRAMFTGGMREASQDVIELKGVSAKGLKHIIDFAYSAEVTLDLDCIQDVLGAAVFLQMVPVVELCEEFLKSAMSVETCLNIGQMATTFSLASLKESVDAFTFRHFLQISEEEDFLHLPLERLVFFLQSNKLKSCSEIDLFRAAVRWLQYDPARRANASQVLCHIRFPLMKSSELVDSVQTLDIMVEDVLCRQYLLEAFNYQILPFRQHEMQSPRTTIRSDVLSLVTFGGTPYTDNDRTVSCKVYYLPDANVRQFKELTEMEVGSSHSCVAVLDNFVYIVGGQHLQYRSGEGAVDICYRYDPHLNQWLRIQAMQESRIQFQLNVLHGMVYATGGRNRSGSLASVEKYCPKNNEWTYVCSLKRRTWGHAGATVGDKLYISGGYGISVEDKKALHCYDPAVDQWEFKTPMNEPRVLHAMVSANNRIYALGGRMDHVDRCFDVLAVEYYVPETDQWTTVSPMRAGQSEAGCCLLEKKIYIVGGYNWHLNNVTSIVQVYNTETDEWERDLHFPESFAGIACAPVILPQVTTQR, encoded by the exons CATGGCTGACAAGAACAGCACCCTGAAATGCACGTTCTCTGCTCCTGGCCACAGCACCACTCTACTGCAGGGACTGGCCTCGCTCCGAGCTCAGGCTCAGCTGCTTGATGTCATCCTCACTATAAATAATGAAGTGTTTCAGGTTCATAAAGTTGTCTTGGCTGCCTGCAGTGACTATTTCAG GGCAATGTTCACAGGCGGGATGAGAGAAGCCAGCCAAGATGTGATCGAACTGAAAGGTGTATCTGCAAAAGGACTGAAACACATAATAGACTTCGCGTACAGTGCTGAAGTGACTCTTGATCTTGACTGCATTCAGGATGTGCTGGGAGCCGCTGTCTTCCTCCAGATGGTGCCTGTCGTGGAGCTCTGCGAAGAATTTCTGAAGTCTGCCATGAGCGTAGAAACGTGTCTCAACATCGGGCAGATGGCCACCACCTTCAGCCTCGCGTCCTTGAAGGAATCGGTCGATGCCTTCACCTTTCGGCACTTCCTGCAGATCTCCGAGGAGGAGGACTTCCTCCACCTGCCGCTGGAGCGCCTCGTTTTCTTCTTGCAGAGCAATAAGCTGAAAAGCTGCAGCGAGATAGACCTCTTCCGTGCTGCCGTCCGCTGGCTGCAGTACGACCCCGCGCGCCGGGCCAACGCCAGCCAGGTGCTGTGCCACATCCGCTTCCCGCTCATGAAATCCTCGGAGCTGGTGGACAGCGTTCAGACCTTGGACATCATGGTGGAGGACGTCTTGTGCCGGCAGTATTTGCTGGAGGCCTTCAATTACCAGATCCTGCCCTTTCGCCAGCACGAGATGCAGTCCCCGCGCACCACCATCCGCTCGGACGTCCTGTCCCTCGTCACCTTCGGTGGCACCCCCTACACCGACAACGACCGCACCGTGAGCTGCAAGGTCTACTACCTGCCCGATGCCAACGTGCGCCAGTTCAAGGAGCTGACGGAGatggaggtgggcagcagccacTCCTGCGTGGCCGTGCTCGACAACTTCGTCTACATCGTCGGAGGGCAGCACCTGCAGTACCGGAGCGGCGAGGGAGCCGTCGATATCTGCTACAGGTACGATCCGCACCTCAACCAGTGGCTGCGCATCCAGGCCATGCAGGAGAGCAGGATCCAGTTCCAGCTGAACGTCCTCCACGGCATGGTGTACGCCACCGGCGGGAGGAACCGCTCGGGGAGCTTGGCCTCCGTGGAGAAATATTGCCCCAAAAATAACGAGTGGACTTACGTGTGCTCCCTGAAGCGCAGGACGTGGGGGCACGCTGGAGCCACGGTAGGAGACAAATTGTACATCTCGGGTGGGTACGGGATTTCAGTGGAAGACAAAAAAGCCCTGCACTGTTACGACCCGGCCGTGGATCAGTGGGAGTTTAAAACCCCCATGAACGAACCCAGAGTCCTGCATGCCATGGTGAGTGCAAATAATAGGATTTACGCTCTGGGAGGCCGCATGGACCACGTTGACCGTTGTTTCGATGTTTTGGCCGTGGAATATTACGTGCCTGAAACAGACCAGTGGACAACGGTGAGCCCTATGCGCGCGGGTCAGTCGGAAGCTGGCTGTTGTTTActagaaaaaaagatttatatcGTAGGAGGGTACAACTGGCATCTGAACAATGTCACGAGCATTGTGCAGGTGTACAACACAGAAACTGATGAGTGGGAAAGAGACCTGCATTTTCCAGAGTCTTTCGCTGGGATAGCGTGTGCGCCCGTGATCCTGCCACAGGTAACGACCCAGAGATAA
- the KLHL26 gene encoding kelch-like protein 26 isoform X2 — MLQKQAERNASPGASWSSSEAFLNFRVEPRDRMADKNSTLKCTFSAPGHSTTLLQGLASLRAQAQLLDVILTINNEVFQVHKVVLAACSDYFRAMFTGGMREASQDVIELKGVSAKGLKHIIDFAYSAEVTLDLDCIQDVLGAAVFLQMVPVVELCEEFLKSAMSVETCLNIGQMATTFSLASLKESVDAFTFRHFLQISEEEDFLHLPLERLVFFLQSNKLKSCSEIDLFRAAVRWLQYDPARRANASQVLCHIRFPLMKSSELVDSVQTLDIMVEDVLCRQYLLEAFNYQILPFRQHEMQSPRTTIRSDVLSLVTFGGTPYTDNDRTVSCKVYYLPDANVRQFKELTEMEVGSSHSCVAVLDNFVYIVGGQHLQYRSGEGAVDICYRYDPHLNQWLRIQAMQESRIQFQLNVLHGMVYATGGRNRSGSLASVEKYCPKNNEWTYVCSLKRRTWGHAGATVGDKLYISGGYGISVEDKKALHCYDPAVDQWEFKTPMNEPRVLHAMVSANNRIYALGGRMDHVDRCFDVLAVEYYVPETDQWTTVSPMRAGQSEAGCCLLEKKIYIVGGYNWHLNNVTSIVQVYNTETDEWERDLHFPESFAGIACAPVILPQL; from the exons CATGGCTGACAAGAACAGCACCCTGAAATGCACGTTCTCTGCTCCTGGCCACAGCACCACTCTACTGCAGGGACTGGCCTCGCTCCGAGCTCAGGCTCAGCTGCTTGATGTCATCCTCACTATAAATAATGAAGTGTTTCAGGTTCATAAAGTTGTCTTGGCTGCCTGCAGTGACTATTTCAG GGCAATGTTCACAGGCGGGATGAGAGAAGCCAGCCAAGATGTGATCGAACTGAAAGGTGTATCTGCAAAAGGACTGAAACACATAATAGACTTCGCGTACAGTGCTGAAGTGACTCTTGATCTTGACTGCATTCAGGATGTGCTGGGAGCCGCTGTCTTCCTCCAGATGGTGCCTGTCGTGGAGCTCTGCGAAGAATTTCTGAAGTCTGCCATGAGCGTAGAAACGTGTCTCAACATCGGGCAGATGGCCACCACCTTCAGCCTCGCGTCCTTGAAGGAATCGGTCGATGCCTTCACCTTTCGGCACTTCCTGCAGATCTCCGAGGAGGAGGACTTCCTCCACCTGCCGCTGGAGCGCCTCGTTTTCTTCTTGCAGAGCAATAAGCTGAAAAGCTGCAGCGAGATAGACCTCTTCCGTGCTGCCGTCCGCTGGCTGCAGTACGACCCCGCGCGCCGGGCCAACGCCAGCCAGGTGCTGTGCCACATCCGCTTCCCGCTCATGAAATCCTCGGAGCTGGTGGACAGCGTTCAGACCTTGGACATCATGGTGGAGGACGTCTTGTGCCGGCAGTATTTGCTGGAGGCCTTCAATTACCAGATCCTGCCCTTTCGCCAGCACGAGATGCAGTCCCCGCGCACCACCATCCGCTCGGACGTCCTGTCCCTCGTCACCTTCGGTGGCACCCCCTACACCGACAACGACCGCACCGTGAGCTGCAAGGTCTACTACCTGCCCGATGCCAACGTGCGCCAGTTCAAGGAGCTGACGGAGatggaggtgggcagcagccacTCCTGCGTGGCCGTGCTCGACAACTTCGTCTACATCGTCGGAGGGCAGCACCTGCAGTACCGGAGCGGCGAGGGAGCCGTCGATATCTGCTACAGGTACGATCCGCACCTCAACCAGTGGCTGCGCATCCAGGCCATGCAGGAGAGCAGGATCCAGTTCCAGCTGAACGTCCTCCACGGCATGGTGTACGCCACCGGCGGGAGGAACCGCTCGGGGAGCTTGGCCTCCGTGGAGAAATATTGCCCCAAAAATAACGAGTGGACTTACGTGTGCTCCCTGAAGCGCAGGACGTGGGGGCACGCTGGAGCCACGGTAGGAGACAAATTGTACATCTCGGGTGGGTACGGGATTTCAGTGGAAGACAAAAAAGCCCTGCACTGTTACGACCCGGCCGTGGATCAGTGGGAGTTTAAAACCCCCATGAACGAACCCAGAGTCCTGCATGCCATGGTGAGTGCAAATAATAGGATTTACGCTCTGGGAGGCCGCATGGACCACGTTGACCGTTGTTTCGATGTTTTGGCCGTGGAATATTACGTGCCTGAAACAGACCAGTGGACAACGGTGAGCCCTATGCGCGCGGGTCAGTCGGAAGCTGGCTGTTGTTTActagaaaaaaagatttatatcGTAGGAGGGTACAACTGGCATCTGAACAATGTCACGAGCATTGTGCAGGTGTACAACACAGAAACTGATGAGTGGGAAAGAGACCTGCATTTTCCAGAGTCTTTCGCTGGGATAGCGTGTGCGCCCGTGATCCTGCCACAG CTTTAG
- the KLHL26 gene encoding kelch-like protein 26 isoform X4 — MAESGGAEFAAERPSRAMFTGGMREASQDVIELKGVSAKGLKHIIDFAYSAEVTLDLDCIQDVLGAAVFLQMVPVVELCEEFLKSAMSVETCLNIGQMATTFSLASLKESVDAFTFRHFLQISEEEDFLHLPLERLVFFLQSNKLKSCSEIDLFRAAVRWLQYDPARRANASQVLCHIRFPLMKSSELVDSVQTLDIMVEDVLCRQYLLEAFNYQILPFRQHEMQSPRTTIRSDVLSLVTFGGTPYTDNDRTVSCKVYYLPDANVRQFKELTEMEVGSSHSCVAVLDNFVYIVGGQHLQYRSGEGAVDICYRYDPHLNQWLRIQAMQESRIQFQLNVLHGMVYATGGRNRSGSLASVEKYCPKNNEWTYVCSLKRRTWGHAGATVGDKLYISGGYGISVEDKKALHCYDPAVDQWEFKTPMNEPRVLHAMVSANNRIYALGGRMDHVDRCFDVLAVEYYVPETDQWTTVSPMRAGQSEAGCCLLEKKIYIVGGYNWHLNNVTSIVQVYNTETDEWERDLHFPESFAGIACAPVILPQVTTQR, encoded by the coding sequence GGCAATGTTCACAGGCGGGATGAGAGAAGCCAGCCAAGATGTGATCGAACTGAAAGGTGTATCTGCAAAAGGACTGAAACACATAATAGACTTCGCGTACAGTGCTGAAGTGACTCTTGATCTTGACTGCATTCAGGATGTGCTGGGAGCCGCTGTCTTCCTCCAGATGGTGCCTGTCGTGGAGCTCTGCGAAGAATTTCTGAAGTCTGCCATGAGCGTAGAAACGTGTCTCAACATCGGGCAGATGGCCACCACCTTCAGCCTCGCGTCCTTGAAGGAATCGGTCGATGCCTTCACCTTTCGGCACTTCCTGCAGATCTCCGAGGAGGAGGACTTCCTCCACCTGCCGCTGGAGCGCCTCGTTTTCTTCTTGCAGAGCAATAAGCTGAAAAGCTGCAGCGAGATAGACCTCTTCCGTGCTGCCGTCCGCTGGCTGCAGTACGACCCCGCGCGCCGGGCCAACGCCAGCCAGGTGCTGTGCCACATCCGCTTCCCGCTCATGAAATCCTCGGAGCTGGTGGACAGCGTTCAGACCTTGGACATCATGGTGGAGGACGTCTTGTGCCGGCAGTATTTGCTGGAGGCCTTCAATTACCAGATCCTGCCCTTTCGCCAGCACGAGATGCAGTCCCCGCGCACCACCATCCGCTCGGACGTCCTGTCCCTCGTCACCTTCGGTGGCACCCCCTACACCGACAACGACCGCACCGTGAGCTGCAAGGTCTACTACCTGCCCGATGCCAACGTGCGCCAGTTCAAGGAGCTGACGGAGatggaggtgggcagcagccacTCCTGCGTGGCCGTGCTCGACAACTTCGTCTACATCGTCGGAGGGCAGCACCTGCAGTACCGGAGCGGCGAGGGAGCCGTCGATATCTGCTACAGGTACGATCCGCACCTCAACCAGTGGCTGCGCATCCAGGCCATGCAGGAGAGCAGGATCCAGTTCCAGCTGAACGTCCTCCACGGCATGGTGTACGCCACCGGCGGGAGGAACCGCTCGGGGAGCTTGGCCTCCGTGGAGAAATATTGCCCCAAAAATAACGAGTGGACTTACGTGTGCTCCCTGAAGCGCAGGACGTGGGGGCACGCTGGAGCCACGGTAGGAGACAAATTGTACATCTCGGGTGGGTACGGGATTTCAGTGGAAGACAAAAAAGCCCTGCACTGTTACGACCCGGCCGTGGATCAGTGGGAGTTTAAAACCCCCATGAACGAACCCAGAGTCCTGCATGCCATGGTGAGTGCAAATAATAGGATTTACGCTCTGGGAGGCCGCATGGACCACGTTGACCGTTGTTTCGATGTTTTGGCCGTGGAATATTACGTGCCTGAAACAGACCAGTGGACAACGGTGAGCCCTATGCGCGCGGGTCAGTCGGAAGCTGGCTGTTGTTTActagaaaaaaagatttatatcGTAGGAGGGTACAACTGGCATCTGAACAATGTCACGAGCATTGTGCAGGTGTACAACACAGAAACTGATGAGTGGGAAAGAGACCTGCATTTTCCAGAGTCTTTCGCTGGGATAGCGTGTGCGCCCGTGATCCTGCCACAGGTAACGACCCAGAGATAA
- the KLHL26 gene encoding kelch-like protein 26 isoform X1: MLQKQAERNASPGASWSSSEAFLNFRVEPRDRMADKNSTLKCTFSAPGHSTTLLQGLASLRAQAQLLDVILTINNEVFQVHKVVLAACSDYFRAMFTGGMREASQDVIELKGVSAKGLKHIIDFAYSAEVTLDLDCIQDVLGAAVFLQMVPVVELCEEFLKSAMSVETCLNIGQMATTFSLASLKESVDAFTFRHFLQISEEEDFLHLPLERLVFFLQSNKLKSCSEIDLFRAAVRWLQYDPARRANASQVLCHIRFPLMKSSELVDSVQTLDIMVEDVLCRQYLLEAFNYQILPFRQHEMQSPRTTIRSDVLSLVTFGGTPYTDNDRTVSCKVYYLPDANVRQFKELTEMEVGSSHSCVAVLDNFVYIVGGQHLQYRSGEGAVDICYRYDPHLNQWLRIQAMQESRIQFQLNVLHGMVYATGGRNRSGSLASVEKYCPKNNEWTYVCSLKRRTWGHAGATVGDKLYISGGYGISVEDKKALHCYDPAVDQWEFKTPMNEPRVLHAMVSANNRIYALGGRMDHVDRCFDVLAVEYYVPETDQWTTVSPMRAGQSEAGCCLLEKKIYIVGGYNWHLNNVTSIVQVYNTETDEWERDLHFPESFAGIACAPVILPQVTTQR, encoded by the exons CATGGCTGACAAGAACAGCACCCTGAAATGCACGTTCTCTGCTCCTGGCCACAGCACCACTCTACTGCAGGGACTGGCCTCGCTCCGAGCTCAGGCTCAGCTGCTTGATGTCATCCTCACTATAAATAATGAAGTGTTTCAGGTTCATAAAGTTGTCTTGGCTGCCTGCAGTGACTATTTCAG GGCAATGTTCACAGGCGGGATGAGAGAAGCCAGCCAAGATGTGATCGAACTGAAAGGTGTATCTGCAAAAGGACTGAAACACATAATAGACTTCGCGTACAGTGCTGAAGTGACTCTTGATCTTGACTGCATTCAGGATGTGCTGGGAGCCGCTGTCTTCCTCCAGATGGTGCCTGTCGTGGAGCTCTGCGAAGAATTTCTGAAGTCTGCCATGAGCGTAGAAACGTGTCTCAACATCGGGCAGATGGCCACCACCTTCAGCCTCGCGTCCTTGAAGGAATCGGTCGATGCCTTCACCTTTCGGCACTTCCTGCAGATCTCCGAGGAGGAGGACTTCCTCCACCTGCCGCTGGAGCGCCTCGTTTTCTTCTTGCAGAGCAATAAGCTGAAAAGCTGCAGCGAGATAGACCTCTTCCGTGCTGCCGTCCGCTGGCTGCAGTACGACCCCGCGCGCCGGGCCAACGCCAGCCAGGTGCTGTGCCACATCCGCTTCCCGCTCATGAAATCCTCGGAGCTGGTGGACAGCGTTCAGACCTTGGACATCATGGTGGAGGACGTCTTGTGCCGGCAGTATTTGCTGGAGGCCTTCAATTACCAGATCCTGCCCTTTCGCCAGCACGAGATGCAGTCCCCGCGCACCACCATCCGCTCGGACGTCCTGTCCCTCGTCACCTTCGGTGGCACCCCCTACACCGACAACGACCGCACCGTGAGCTGCAAGGTCTACTACCTGCCCGATGCCAACGTGCGCCAGTTCAAGGAGCTGACGGAGatggaggtgggcagcagccacTCCTGCGTGGCCGTGCTCGACAACTTCGTCTACATCGTCGGAGGGCAGCACCTGCAGTACCGGAGCGGCGAGGGAGCCGTCGATATCTGCTACAGGTACGATCCGCACCTCAACCAGTGGCTGCGCATCCAGGCCATGCAGGAGAGCAGGATCCAGTTCCAGCTGAACGTCCTCCACGGCATGGTGTACGCCACCGGCGGGAGGAACCGCTCGGGGAGCTTGGCCTCCGTGGAGAAATATTGCCCCAAAAATAACGAGTGGACTTACGTGTGCTCCCTGAAGCGCAGGACGTGGGGGCACGCTGGAGCCACGGTAGGAGACAAATTGTACATCTCGGGTGGGTACGGGATTTCAGTGGAAGACAAAAAAGCCCTGCACTGTTACGACCCGGCCGTGGATCAGTGGGAGTTTAAAACCCCCATGAACGAACCCAGAGTCCTGCATGCCATGGTGAGTGCAAATAATAGGATTTACGCTCTGGGAGGCCGCATGGACCACGTTGACCGTTGTTTCGATGTTTTGGCCGTGGAATATTACGTGCCTGAAACAGACCAGTGGACAACGGTGAGCCCTATGCGCGCGGGTCAGTCGGAAGCTGGCTGTTGTTTActagaaaaaaagatttatatcGTAGGAGGGTACAACTGGCATCTGAACAATGTCACGAGCATTGTGCAGGTGTACAACACAGAAACTGATGAGTGGGAAAGAGACCTGCATTTTCCAGAGTCTTTCGCTGGGATAGCGTGTGCGCCCGTGATCCTGCCACAGGTAACGACCCAGAGATAA